The following are encoded together in the Candidatus Omnitrophota bacterium genome:
- a CDS encoding prepilin-type N-terminal cleavage/methylation domain-containing protein translates to MRLNKKSGFTLLEVIIVVIILAILASVALPQFGTLIVDTKNKASKQATELACRESAALSTLHGSFKDAGYAAAATLGKTSGFTKVVCTNVGTTIDCDSTIVVGSGQTPQNSECEWVK, encoded by the coding sequence ATGAGACTTAATAAAAAATCAGGTTTTACTTTATTAGAAGTTATCATTGTTGTAATTATTTTAGCTATTCTTGCAAGCGTTGCACTTCCGCAATTTGGCACACTTATTGTAGACACAAAAAACAAAGCATCAAAACAAGCCACGGAACTAGCTTGTCGAGAATCAGCTGCGTTAAGTACCCTACACGGAAGCTTTAAAGATGCAGGGTACGCTGCAGCAGCCACACTTGGTAAAACAAGTGGTTTTACTAAAGTCGTATGTACAAATGTTGGCACAACAATCGACTGCGATTCAACGATTGTTGTAGGTAGCGGTCAAACTCCTCAAAATTCAGAATGCGAATGGGTAAAATAA
- a CDS encoding prepilin-type N-terminal cleavage/methylation domain-containing protein: MKKKGFTLTEVVITIVILGVLASIGIPSFQNVIKDTRIKDASTNLLILYTAQRIYHNENGSYVSANGAAALNTALNTGIIPGDTLYTCDSASEECRASGTGFGLRIDIAAATPVVN; this comes from the coding sequence ATGAAAAAAAAAGGTTTTACCTTAACAGAGGTAGTCATAACAATTGTTATTTTAGGCGTTCTCGCCTCCATAGGAATCCCTAGTTTTCAAAATGTTATAAAAGACACTCGAATCAAAGATGCATCCACAAACCTTCTAATTCTCTATACAGCGCAAAGAATTTACCATAATGAAAATGGATCATATGTCAGTGCTAACGGTGCAGCAGCACTAAACACTGCTCTAAATACTGGCATTATTCCCGGAGACACCCTTTATACCTGCGACAGCGCATCAGAAGAATGTAGAGCATCTGGCACTGGATTCGGCCTACGGATTGACATAGCCGCTGCAACTCCAGTTGTTAACTAA